A genomic segment from Peribacillus sp. ACCC06369 encodes:
- a CDS encoding GntR family transcriptional regulator: MAESKEFLYPVKWLSKASAGDRVTSELRMRIISGMIESGTILSENKLAADFGVSRSPVREALKILASENIIRLERMGAVVIGLTEKKYAEIYDVRILIETFVFERLVRVDTNELVMELSKILEMMKISIKYRDADEFSYQDVLFHETIIRSINHSYILMIWDNLKPVMESLILLSMRCRFKEKYEDFTRIINNHQLYIDAIRTKDRELMIKSLHVNFDDVQGEVEDLWMAQQMLSKGVEQEND; encoded by the coding sequence ATGGCTGAATCAAAGGAATTTCTTTATCCTGTAAAATGGCTTTCAAAAGCTTCAGCTGGTGATCGTGTAACATCCGAGCTTAGAATGCGTATTATTTCGGGGATGATTGAAAGCGGTACCATCTTATCTGAAAATAAATTAGCTGCCGATTTTGGTGTTAGCCGCTCACCAGTTCGTGAAGCGTTAAAAATACTGGCATCTGAAAATATCATCCGATTAGAAAGAATGGGTGCGGTTGTCATTGGTTTAACAGAAAAAAAATATGCAGAAATATATGATGTACGGATACTCATCGAGACGTTTGTATTTGAACGTCTAGTAAGGGTGGACACGAATGAATTAGTAATGGAGCTTAGTAAAATCCTGGAAATGATGAAAATTTCCATAAAATACAGAGATGCTGATGAGTTTTCCTATCAGGATGTCCTATTCCACGAAACGATCATTCGGTCCATCAATCATTCCTATATCCTGATGATTTGGGATAATTTAAAACCTGTGATGGAAAGTTTGATTCTTCTATCCATGCGTTGTCGTTTTAAAGAAAAGTATGAAGACTTTACACGGATCATTAATAATCATCAACTTTATATTGATGCGATCAGAACAAAAGATCGAGAACTCATGATTAAGTCGTTACATGTAAACTTTGATGATGTTCAAGGGGAAGTTGAAGACTTATGGATGGCCCAACAGATGCTTTCAAAAGGAGTCGAACAAGAAAATGACTAG